Proteins encoded within one genomic window of Besnoitia besnoiti strain Bb-Ger1 chromosome II, whole genome shotgun sequence:
- a CDS encoding hypothetical protein (encoded by transcript BESB_035960) yields the protein MVLCSTRKTEGRSQDWGTSPCCGPNCLRRNCKWLNTFIVGTLVCLLITTRQFPETSPSINVSHHIHSPASFFDIIEYDRFLFPFHNIQGADGLQYVTIEWANYTFQHGLSRQHIVDPFGVSAKFHRRYVSEYAVDDPLQQQRQLQAYEPVLTAISADGALTGILAHHCPMQDRLEEDNLENKPVADPLVPRNYICFIELRVYDNKKGQFLGRYDYALPGKDTRIMGFSLHAPEEGATRLSQYRLTMLSWNRYPADYEVCRCKDDTGCILEPWSAVCHRNQFSLAKSDVYVWSSWIGLCHRRRKECDLSLCVEDCSHITIPTNSRWSCTPAADAADCWEVPAIPGTLGGRASVAAVWLEPTEAPQDLDKEFKRPTQPWQNSIILYPDNPYFNRAHMFKCSQGGKAAHRGIFQVDVGATFENTRFPRTARVLRSCSLREYEDGSPPTILELPAGEGACGGCESWGVVTDTRCTGFTSWCVASYGSRTPGIYLNGKFEREGTMFLNTWDLAGYASRELGDYRYANLRAAQVFSVESSTGDNSFTSLMFDIFYVIDFLTPSHHMRWGPVAMSELRVARCQQKEENMRVSFTLLKHDTLRRAWAPEILNLQAFKEISGVVIFSEDTIEQTSSFMIYNQETLGIASTFDTVISPVASLATGSRSYGNRWVKATGSGANSLSPAAAVRLGQMTPIDNEVTGGQIWAGPRFTDELSKKPRHALAMTAQLLKTCSHSRLEPTFETAPCVETCHKGLVFKLLDGAETEPSCKTFARHGQLVLFPCSNGNCSYVPFKLPQPASESFTSAVLSAAVDKNVLTSGPTFAGNTSTSSTFHFEGLADVWEIIAVFERKVSQQRDDLFFIFHHTKGQEAVRLKGGIGGDLAVPLAGPLQKGLYEAKDGAVYKWSEMDVRGVRSISVRYRTKGDYPATLREIQLKGKVENCPSHGFFADSSCPLVEFRPTSVEELDCQGEWGEWSMCDYQCRSTRFFTIKRKPRLGGKPCLLFEKRPCEGRPFCDTRHYRHNDGHYIGPDILLQNKRRDCKTHLSEWSDCVNCRQLRYTHIIMHAALDGNACPEERFEMRFCNPACEQWFLQGAASTPAPVTTKWTTRSTRRTTRVFTRTTSTKEGPATLGGMAWYYIVAIAAINLCVVLTILGTAWCMVQRRHKKLSDEMQQQESRELAEAEEEARRAEASALAAQMAASRATTDINPLKGRPSARHEERDVTIHFTKYSSATFKQRANNTKKRKSRKHNVEAAVLRAPCSREDLFEPLP from the exons GTTCCTCTTCCCTTTCCATAATATCCAAGGAGCAGACGGGCTCCAATATGTCACAATCGAGTGGGCTAACTATACGTTCCAGCATGGCTTGAGTCGGCAGCATATCGTGGATCCGTTCGGAGTCAGTGCGAAATTCCACCGGCGCTACGTTAGCGAGTATGCTGTCGATGaccctctgcagcagcagcgtcaGCTACAAGCATACGAGCCGGTGCTGACAGCCATATCAGCAGATGGGGCTCTAACTGGCATCCTTGCGCATCACTGCCCGATGCAAGATCGGCTAGAAGAAGACAACCTCGAAAACAAACCGGTCGCCGACCCTCTAGTACCTAGGAACTACATCTGCTTCATAGAGTTGCGGGTCTACGACAATAAGAAAGGCCAATTTCTTGGCAGATACGACTACGCTCTGCCAGGCAAAGATACACGCATTATGGGCTTCTCCCTCCACGCCCCCGAAGAAGGAGCAACACGCTTGAGCCAGTACCGGTTAACGATGCTCTCATGGAACCGGTATCCTGCAGACTACGAAGTATGCCGTTGCAAAGACGACACCGGTTGTATTTTGGAACCGTGGTCTGCAGTCTGCCATCGTAACCAATTCAGCCTTGCCAAGAGCGACGTATACGTGTGGAGTAGTTGGATTGGACTATGTCATCGGAGGCGCAAAGAATGTGATCTTTCTCTGTGCGTCGAAGACTGCAGCCATATCACTATTCCGACGAACTCACGGTGGTCCTGCACTCCCgctgccgacgcggcggatTGCTGGGAGGTGCCAGCGATCCCAGGAACACTGGGGGGTCGTgcctctgtcgctgctgtTTGGCTGGAGCCCACGGAAGCTCCCCAGGACTTGGACAAAGAGTTCAAGAGGCCCACTCAGCCGTGGCAAAACTCCATCATTTTGTATCCAGACAACCCGTACTTCAATCGGGCACATATGTTTAAGTGCTCTCAGGGCGGCAAAGCAGCCCACCGCGGCATCTTCCAGGTGGACGTGGGCGCAACCTTTGAAAATACTCGATTTCCCAGGACGGCGCGGGTACTTCGGAGCTGTTCCCTTCGGGAGTACGAGGATGGAAGTCCGCCTACAATCTTGGAACTTCCTGCAGGGGAGGGGGCCTGCGGTGGATGCGAGTCTTGGGGGGTCGTGACGGATACGAGGTGCACTGGGTTCACATCTTGGTGCGTCGCATCCTACGGATCACGGACTCCGGGGATCTATCTGAATGGGAAgttcgagagagaaggcaccATGTTTCTCAACACATGGGATTTAGCCGGGTACGCGTCGCGAGAGCTGGGCGACTACCGCTACGCGAATCTTAGAGCTGCTCAAGTGTTTAGCGTTGAGTCCTCTACAGGGGACAACAGTTTCACCTCCCTTATGTTCGATATCTTTTACGTCATCGACTTCCTGACGCCATCACACCATATGCGGTGGGGGCCCGTTGCCATGTCCGAGTTGCGCGTTGCAAGGTGCCAACAGAAGGAAGAAAACATGAGGGTGAGTTTCACTTTGCTAAAACACGATACTCTGCGTAGAGCTTGGGCTCCTGAAATTCTGAATCTCCAAGCCTTCAAGGAAATATCTGGCGTCGTTATCTTTTCGGAGGACACCATAGAGCAAACAAGTTCTTTCATGATCTACAATCAGGAGACCCTTGGAATTGCGTCGACGTTCGATACGGTCATAAGCCCAGTCGCATCTCTTGCCACTGGGAGCAGATCCTACGGAAATCGCTGGGTGAAGGCAACCGGCTCGGGGGCGAACAGCCTCAGCCCAGCAGCCGCAGTGCGTCTTGGACAAATGACCCCGATTGATAACGAAGTTACGGGGGGACAAATTTGGGCAGGCCCGCGGTTCACTGACGAACTCTCGAAGAAACCGCGCCACGCGCTTGCCATGACGGCCCAGCTGTTAAAAACGTGCTCACATAGCCG GCTCGAGCCGACCTTTGAGACCGCCCCATGTGTTGAAACGTGCCACAAAGGTCTGGTTTTCAAGTTATTGGATGGGGCTGAGACTGAGCCGAGTTGCAAGACTTTCGCGCGCCACGGCCAACTTGTGCTCTTCCCCTGCTCCAACGGAAATTGTTCATACGTACCTTTCAAGCTTCCTCAGCCAGCTTCCGAGAGCTTCACTTCCGCAGTCTTATCCGCTGCTGTGGACAAGAACGTCCTTACATCAGGACCAACGTTTGCCGGGAACACCTCCACTAGCTCCACATTCCATTTTGAGGGGCTTGCTGACGTATGGGAGATTATAGCGGTATTCGAAAGAAAAGTCAGTCAGCAAAGAGATGACCTCTTTTTCATTTTCCATCACACCAAGGGGCAGGAAGCGGTCCGGCTGAAAGGAGGGATTGGAGGCGACCTTGCCGTCCCCCTGGCAGGCCCACTCCAGAAAGGCCTCTACGAAGCGAAGGACGGTGCCGTCTACAAGTGGAGCGAAATGGATGTTCGTGGTGTCAGGTCAATATCCGTCCGCTACAGAACAAAAGGGGACTACCCGGCGACTCTGCGGGAGATCCAACTCAAAGGGAAGGTGGAGAATTGCCCTTCCCATGGGTTCTTTGCCGACTCTTCCTGCCCGCTTGTCGAGTTTCGCCCCACCAGCGTTGAGGAGTTGGACTGCCAGGGAGAGTGGGGTGAGTGGTCGATGTGTGACTACCAATGCAGGAGTACGAGGTTTTTCACAATAAAGAGGAAACCACGACTTGGCGGAAAGCCATGTCTCCTCTTTGAGAAGAGGCCATGCGAAG GTCGACCCTTTTGCGACACGAGGCATTATCGGCACAACGACGGACACTACATCGGGCCTGACATTCTTTTGCAGAACAAACGACGGGACTGCAAGACACATCTGAGCGAGTGGTCAGACTGTGTGAATTGCAGGCAGCTTCGCTACACGCACATTATCATGCATGCAGCACTTGACGGTAACGCGTGCCCAGAAGAGCGGTTCGAGATGCGATTTTGTAACCCTGCTTGCGAGCAGTGGTTTCTCCAAGGGGCCGCCTCAACGCCCGCGCCTGTGACAACAAAGTGGACAACCAGATCGACAAGGCGCACGACGCGAGTCTTCACACGGACCACATCTACAAAAGAGGGGCCTGCCACGCTGGGAGGCATGGCATGGTACTACATCGTCGCTATCGCAGCGATAAATCTATGCGTGGTCCTTACCATTTTGGGGACAGCCTGGTGCAtggtgcagcggcgccatAAAAAGCTCTCAGATGAGATGCAGCAGCAAGAGTCCAGAGAACTAGCTGAAGCTGAGGAAGAGGCAAGGAGAGCTGAGGCATCTGCGCTTGCTGCGCAGATGGCTGCAAGTCGAGCCACGACAGATATTAACCCACTGAAGGGCCGACCCTCTGCACGGCACGAGGAAAGAGATGTTACAATACATTTCACAAAGTACTCGTCTGCAACTTTCAAACAACGGGCAAATAATACCAAGAAACGTAAAAGCAGAAAGCACAATGTTGAGGCTGCAGTTCTACGCGCACCGTGTTCACGAGAAGACCTGTTTGAACCCTTGCCATGA
- a CDS encoding hypothetical protein (encoded by transcript BESB_035970), producing MDRGYSRASGRGGRASATRRGHERGTHHKPYSARCAGSRNECPRGRRSYHSTKWPGASCSRCPAATDSRHHTTAAAPPGAAKEKLASFSPSPLSARFASPSAKPESCCGRIGQCARLAPVDKKDGAGSSSGPVGPQLTPVNQRVEVVLPGQEHRGRRYLGFLVDVNAATNEAYIQFSGSACPPWSSSSGSAPVHPCPRGTPLPDLGASASPTLDAVPFTSQQTPSFNSSVRDTDQSEKQLGAFFSAIRAALTPAVQAPQKHAFLPFWISASYVTLAGSRFRAKAEEVTKEKKRAASFPQEGGDRDGEELRDQPRSLPATDGASSGEVDSSAKTEKRWKPGDLTEVFRPSTPSTPAHFATARILSCLPAGASASRLSPSHSQRDSQPGETTAPPEDCPHLGRDPVSVPPSPRHFRVRLLSQPPVEVTVLSTCLRDVRHDKSPAEAKLPGAASSSPDPAAVDTEISARVHNTLAEDGVRCPSNPLADVPLSALLPSLCRESVPVPVETVRWLVAMCASERSDWKQALKGSASDTGTSPCHSAEGPLNEDGVKEAIAMVVQALRGRDPAADGACGGEEAGETTEAPEQKRDESSCTQGLVAVTVLMETTGGTMNDDDNDQAESRSLGAALQTAEVDTQDDSSDRRDSCTGGFLDVDQHTPPRVPSSSSLSEDARSPPCQPRSCSATPPLFFHSPEPYPDVRRPSPAQPLQPRSSAFADGALSEAAVLSAAGETPSLPETSELTPDGAACDAASPESPGTGEMPGSGSSGESGGSALSREGASSRESLPSVGSSSRRSTASDTEPARTRCCGCGERDPAADREDGVDELDNDSEARPFKRQSQGKDERENRTELQEAAADEAEARSQSEGGPGGSVASADAAEETPEEEEGHTGFPSQARKHSASSLSAAALSGDEAKDPISANAMQTSHPSCLENKEKRAGEATTSFFLPLTSSPGKQAERAEGDLHQGQHRDDEELGGQVVLLGFDKSTLERLKALLKCAMKRDEQGPLFHERRERRLKFLEERTASCVASCIEYKAKETVGLIIGRQGERLEKLAKRFQVEIRVFPQEEDGATRRVRIYGSSRQAVEDALAEIQFLSAKYFLYPASYVNRGSPGSGECSEAEGRGGALDASGLGGTVIPCPSDRAEKGTHSSKVGDDGHFRETAHSYSPTFFAPVGTQRSKCSSSRSRQARSHEAEAERERDEAAEVSLIERQVATLKKEMGSKSPFLRQVTATAGLLEAWFDEASSAVVLFGLRKHISAAVGLLDAHVTRLLHQRPSGRTSSSSLGCSLPHDTPSSASAPSSGTSSRKSVPTSACGRRAACSAAFSPAPFGAPSQAPRAGFPLPSSCARGTRASSVRSAASSASSPRHQLAAQARCAHYTGEVGDCRSSVTASPPPKPCFFHSSSDFLYPSLPPFATRDAFSVCSSSPFFQPSPESGTTRTTRAVSPLTSASSYIPSTSPNSSCLSAAAVAASASSNATGRSCFAHNHPSVEFSASQDWAACSSFSDEYEKGQQELSRSMGPLPLCSENMNQATRQLLQHFCKALATPQHTPPPRSMASSPIPTSSSLFSVQPSPVCGSLQDMCPSRRAAHEDLHRCAFPGANCANKCRKSDREDPLSRGGTKTASFADPCRPCLASRDSVLVRNSCGSDNSGDFNGLLSQTVGSEQTQCRKQDGEKPREPCVPCKAASNSLSSGQKREDSYFLEPKLLLPGSGETSDRTSEELLHAQRNEDAFRGNQTAVQGAGGGVSRPDELRSSKEAEILLSHLWNLKAILSKESRDRTNSSRPPQTTSQLGSPSEPLTEDCIARLRTYLANALAATPPGLAGDAAGGRHMSPASGPSAPVGDSHHQEEGLRFGGRPPPCHCSTNEERRLSSVAGPFAGYMQGGYPLNTGIPSISRTFAAAQRQADHGGCVADRRSLPTPAAPEVLLGQALQPTEPLWFGVPSQVDKDAAASEQRDDAPSEDAGSPGECCKLLPGAGAPQMESEPGDVAGSDSPRGADKTENSEDSSQASQLLGECAAERKANEQSGQKRGPAAQREAISLPACFPVASQSVQGKKSRACSSKCGMRDGTREANVEEQVGEDVRQKEGEDSPSSTTQAPRSGLPSVRDPISRASSSSSSSNTTPFACSCSSFSTCGSSCPDLLKLEKAISLSKAKGSAGSRRLQQGRGGLQKRKRDAGVTEGKGSDGCTPCHSSTT from the exons ATGGACAGAGGCTACTCACGGGCTAGTGGCCGTGGGGGGCGGGCGTCAGCGACCCGCAGGGGGCATGAAAGAGGAACTCACCACAAGCCCTACTCTGCCAGGTGCGCCGGGTCTCGTAACGAGTGTCCCAGAGGCAGACGCTCCTACCATTCAACGAAGTGGCCTGGAGCCTCATGCTCGCGCTGCCCTGCTGCTACAGACTCTCGACACCACAcgactgcggctgcgcctccaggcgctgcgaaAGAGAAATTGGCGAGTTTTTCACCCTCTCCCTTGTCAGCTCGATTtgcctctccgtctgcgAAACCTGAGTCCTGCTGCGGACGGATAGGGCAGTGCGCTCGACTGGCGCCGGTGGACAAAAAGGATGGAGCGGGCAGTTCAAGTGGTCCTGTCGGACCTCAG CTTACACCAGTTAACCAGAGAGTGGAAGTCGTTCTTCCGGGCCAAGAGCATCGCGGCCGCCGATACTTGGGCTTTCTGGTGGACGTCAATGCAGCAACGAACGAGGCGTATATACAGTTTAGCGGGAGTGCCTGTCCTCCGTGGAGCTCCTCAAGCGGATCCGCACCCGTTCACCCTTGTCCACGCGGAACCCCTTTACCAGATCTtggcgcgtccgcctcgccgacgcTGGATGCAGTACCCTTTACATCGCAGCAGACGCCTAGCTTCAACAGTAGTGTGCGCGACACAGACCAGAGCGAAAAACAACTGGgcgcctttttttccgcgaTCCGGGCGGC CCTGACGCCTGCCGTCCAGGCGCCTCAGAAGCAcgcttttcttcctttttgGATATCTGCCTCTTACGTGACGCTAGCGGGATCCCGGTTCCGCGCCAAGGCAGAAGAGGTGACCAAGGAAAAGAAACGTGCTGCCTCTTTTCCGCAAGAGGGAGGCGATAGGGACGGCGAAGAACTCAGAGATCAGCCCAGAAGTTTGCCAGCCACCGATGGCGCTTCATCAGGTGAAGTAGACTCATCTGCgaagacagaaaaacgaTGGAAACCTGGCGACCTTACAGAG GTGTTTCGACCGAGTACGCCGTCCACACCCGCCCATTTCGCCACGGCACGAATTCTTTCTTGTCTACCAGCGGGagcaagcgcctcgcgcctgtcTCCATCTCATTCTCAGCGCGACAGCCAGCCTGGAGAGACGActgcgccgccagaggaTTGCCCCCATCTTGGACGCGACCCAGTTTCAGTTCCACCTTCGCCTCGTCACTTCCGCGTTCGTCTGCTTTCTCAACCACCCGTTGAGGTCACTGTACTGAGCACATGCCTGAGAGATGTAAGACACGACAAGAGCCCAGCAGAGGCAAAGCTGCCTGGCGCGGCTTCATCTTCGCCAGACCCTGCAGCAGTTGACACAGAGATCTCCGCTCGCGTCCACAACACTCTTGCTGAGGACGGCGTGCGGTGCCCAAGCAACCCGCTTGCGGACGTACCCCtctccgctcttcttccgtcCCTGTGCCGCGAGAGCGTGCCGGTCCCCGTAGAAACTGTCCGCTGGCTTGTCGCCATGTGCGCCTCTGAGAGGAGTGACTGGAAGCAAGCGCTGAAGGGAAGCGCGTCAGACACTGGCACGTCGCCCTGTCACTCTGCCGAAGGGCCGCTGAACGAAGACGGTGTCAAAGAGGCGATCGCCATGGTTGTGCAGGCTCTGAGGGGGCGAGATCCAGCGGCGGACGGGGCGtgcgggggagaggaggcgggcgaaaCCACGGAAGCTCCAGAGCAGAAGCGAGATGAAAGTTCATGCACTCAGGGGCTGGTGGCCGTCACGGTCTTGATGGAGACCACTGGAGGGACAATGAATGACGATGACAACGACCAGGCTGAATCACGCAGTCTCGGCGCGGCCTTGCAGACAGCTGAGGTTGACACGCAAGACGACAGCTCCGACC GCCGAGACAGTTGCACAGGTGGATTTCTGGACGTTGACCAGCATACGCCTCCTCGTgtgccttcctcgtcttctctttcgGAAGACGCGCGATCGCCGCCGTGCCAGCCCCGTTCCTGCAGCGCTACGCCGCCTCTTTTTTTCCACTCTCCTGAGCCCTATCCCGACGTTCGCCGTCCCTCTCCCGCCCAGCCGCTCCAGCCGCGCTCCTCCGCTTTTGCAGATGGGGCCCTCTCTGAGGCTGCCGtcctctcggcggcgggcgagacCCCTTCACTTCCAGAGACCTCGGAGTTGACcccagacggcgccgcctgcgatgCAGCCTCGCCGGAGAGCCCAGGGACAGGTGAGATGCCTGGATCGGGTTCCTCAGGAGAAAGCGGAGGAAGTGCGTTGTCGCGGGAAGGTGCGTCGAGTCGGGAAAGCTTGCCCTCCGTAGGATCAAGCAGCCGCAGGAGCACCGCAAGCGACACAGAGCCTGCGAGGACAAGGTGTTGCGGGTGCGGCGAAAGGGACCCTGCAGCCGACAGGGAGGACGGCGTGGACGAACTCGACAACGACTCAGAGGCACGCCCCTTTAAGAGACAGTCTCAGGGGAAAGACGAACGCGAGAATAGAACAGAACTTcaagaggcagcagcagacgaagcggaagCCAGATCTCAGTCCGAGGGCGGCCCAGGGGGCTCTGTTgcgagcgcagacgcagcagaggagacaccagaagaagaagaaggccaCACAGGGTTTCCCTCCCAGGCGCGAAAACACAGTGCGTCATCTCTttcagccgccgcgctcagcggagacgaagcgaaAGACCCCATTTCAGCAAACGCGATGCAGACTTCCCACCCCTCGTGCCTTGAGAATaaagaaaaacgcgcgggcgaggcgaccaCGAGCTTCTTTCTACCGTTGACGTCGTCGCCTGGCAAGCAAGCTGAACGCGCTGAAGGAGACCTCCACCAGGGGCAGCATagggacgacgaggagctgGGTGGGCAAGTTGTCCTTCTAGGGTTCGATAAATCGACGCTGGAGAGACTGAAGGCACTTCTGAAATGCGCGATGAAGCGGGACGAGCAGGGACCGCTTTTCCACGaaagaagggagagaaggcTGAAGTTTCTTGAAGAAAGGACCGCCAGCTGCGTTGCCTCCTGCATTGAGTacaaggcgaaggagactgTCGGACTCATCATCGGCAGACAAGGCGAAAGACTGGAAAAACTCGCAAAGAGATTCCAG gttGAAATACGCGTTTTTCCTCAAGAAGAAGATGGAGCtacgcggcgcgtgcgcatcTACGGGTCGTCGCGGCAGGCGGTTGAggacgcgctggcggagaTTCAGTTCCTCTCTGCAAAGTACTTTTTGTATCCTGCTTCGTATGTTAACCGAGGCTCGCCGGGATCTGGAGAGTGTTCAGAGGcggaagggcgaggaggagcgctgGATGCGTCCGGCTTGGGAGGCACTGTGATCCCATGTCCTTCTGACAGGGCTGAGAAAGGCACGCACAGCAGCAAGGTGGGAGACGACGGCCATTTCCGCGAAACGGCACATTCCTACTCGCCCACGTTCTTCGCACCCGTGGGGACGCAGCGCAGCAAGTGTTCCTCCAGCCgttcgcggcaggcgcggagccacgaggcagaagctgaaagagagagagatgaggcggcggaagtgAGCCTCATTGAAAGGCAGGTAGCCACGCTGAAAAAGGAGATGGGGAGCAAGTCGCCCTTTCTGCGCCAGGTAACTGCGACAGCCGGACTCCTCGAGGCCTGGTTTGACGAAGCGTCCTCTGCCGTTGTTCTCTTCGGGCTCCGCAAG CATATCTCCGCTGCGGTCGGCCTCCTCGATGCACACGTGACCCGACTGCTTCATCAGCGCCCTTCTGGGCGCACTTCGTCTTCATCACTGGGTTGCTCGCTACCTCACGACACCCCATCATCTGCTTCCGCTCCGTCTTCGGGAACCTCTTCGCGAAAGTCAGTGCCCACCAGCGCGTgtggcagacgcgcggcatgcagcgccgccttctctccagcgccgtTCGGAGCCCCCTCGCAAGCTCCTCGAGCAGGCTTTCCATTGCCCTCTTCCTGCGCTAGAGGGACTAGAGCTAGCTCAGttcgctctgctgcgtcgagTGCGTCATCACCTCGTCATCAGTTGGCGGCACAGGCGCGGTGCGCTCACTACACCGGAGAAGTGGGAGACTGCAGAAGCTCAGTCacggcttcgccgccgcccaaaCCGTGCTTTTTCCATTCCTCCTCGGACTTCCTTTATCCTTCCTTGCCACCCTTTGCGACTCGGGATGCCTTTTCTGTAtgctcttcgtcgcccttcttTCAGCCGTCACCAGAGAGTGGAACCACGAGAACGACAAGAGCTGTATCACCACTGACATCCGCCTCTTCTTATATCCCTTCTACGTCGCCTAACTCTTCGTGCCTGtcggctgctgccgtcgctgcgtccgcgtcttcgaaTGCAACGGGGAGGAGCTGCTTCGCACACAACCACCCGTCCGTTGAGTTTTCTGCCTCACAAGACTGGGCCGCTTGCAGCTCTTTTTCGGACGAGTACGAGAAAGGGCAACAAGAACTGTCTCGGAGCATGGGACCACTGCCACTGTGCTCTGAGAACATGAATCAGGccacgcggcagctgcttcaaCACTTTTGCAAGGCCCTTGCAACACCACAACAtactccgcctcctcgctccaTGGCCTCCTCCCCCATCCCGACATCCTCTTCGCTGTTTTCTGTCCAGCCTTCTCCCGTCTGCGGTTCTCTGCAGGATATGTGCCCGTCGCGACGAGCGGCGCACGAAGACCTGCACCGATGTGCTTTTCCTGGCGCGAACTGCGCGAACAAATGCAGAAAAAGTGACCGCGAAGACCCTCTTTCACGGGGTGGAACCAAGACTGCCTCTTTTGCAGATCCCTGTCGCCCCTGTCTCGCGTCTCGAGACAGCGTGCTTGTTAGAAACTCCTGCGGATCCGACAACAGCGGAGACTTCAACGGCCTACTGTCCCAGACCGTCGGGAGTGAGCAGACGCAGTGCAGGAAACAGGAtggcgagaagccgcgcgagccttGCGTCCCCTGCAAGGCAGCCAGCAATTCGCTTAGCTCAGGTCAGAAAAGAGAGGACAGCTACTTTTTGGAGCCAAAGCTGCTTCTGCCGGGTAGCGGCGAGACGAGCGACAGAACCAGTGAGGAGCTCCTGCACGCACAGCGGAACGAGGATGCTTTCAGAGGGAACCAAACAGCTGTGCAAGGagcgggcggaggcgtctcgcggccCGATGAGCTGCGCTCTtcgaaagaagcagaaatTCTTCTTTCACATCTCTGGAACCTGAAAGCGATACTGAGCAAAGAGTCACGCGACCGGACTAACTCGTCAAGGCCCCCCCAGACTACCTCCCAGCTGGGATCGCCGTCAGAACCTCTCACGGAAGACTGCATCGCTCGTCTGAGAACGTACCTAGCGAATGCACTGGCTGCGACTCCGCCGGgactcgcaggcgacgctgccggcGGACGCCACATGTCGCCCGCATCCGGGCCTTCAGCGCCTGTGGGCGATTCGCACCATCAGGAAGAGGGGCTGCGGTTTGGAGGCAGACCGCCTCCATGCCACTGCTCCACAAATGAAGAAcgccgtctctcctctgtAGCTGGGCCGTTCGCTGGTTACATGCAGGGCGGGTATCCACTCAACACGG GAATACCGTCAATCTCAAGAACTTTCGCTGCAGCCCAGAGGCAGGCGGATCATGGCGGTTGCGTGGCGGACAGGAGGTCGCTGCCTACTCCTGCCGCCCCCGAAGTCCTTCTCGGGCAGGCCCTCCAACCGACGGAGCCCCTTTGGTTTGGCGTGCCCTCGCAAGTTGACAAGGATGCGGCGGCCTCAGAGCaaagagacgacgcgccgagcgaagacgcgggctCTCCAGGCGAATGCTGTAAACTTTTGCCTGGTGCAGGTGCGCCGCAGATGGAATCCGAACCTGGGGACGTTGCTGGCTCTGACTCACCTCGTGGGGCCGACAAGACTGAGAACTCAGAGGACTCTTCCCAAGCTAGTCAGCTGCTGGGAGAgtgcgcagcagagcggaAAGCGAACGAGCAGTCTGGGCAGAAACGAGGCCCAGCAGCACAGCGGGAAGCTATTTCGCTGCCCGCGTGTTTTCCGGTGGCGTCACAAAGTGTCCAAGGTAAAAAATCACGCGCATGCTCAAGCAAATGCGGAATGCGAGACGGGACACGCGAGGCAAACGTGGAAGAGCAGGTAGGTGAGGACGTCCGACaaaaagaaggcgaagacagTCCGTCGTCAACTACACAAGCGCCGCGTTCTGGCCTGCCGTCAGTGCGGGATCCCATCTCTCgtgcttcgtcgtcgtcatcctCCAGTAACACCACCCCTTTCGCGTGCTCCTGTTCTTCCTTTTCCACGTGCGGCTCCAGCTGCCCAGATCTGCTGAAACTAGAGAAAGCTATCAGCTTGTCAAAGGCGAAGGGATCAGCTGGATCCAGGCGGTTGCAacaaggcagaggaggcctcCAAAAGCGCAAGCGGGATGCGGGGGTGACAGAGGGGAAGGGCAGCGACGGCTGTACGCCGTGCCACAGTTCAACGACCTAA